One Cytophagia bacterium CHB2 genomic window, CTTGGAGAGGAATACGAGCTTTGCCTGGAAGCAGTGCTGCGTGAAACTTCTGTTTTTGGATTTAATCTGCAATTGACGCGGCGACTGACCACACGCTTGGGCGAAAGCGCGCTGCAAATTACCGATACTGTTGAAAATCTCGGTGATCGTGAAGCGCCCTTCATGCTGCTTTATCATTGCAACTTTGGTTTTCCGCTGCTGGCAGAAGGCAGCCGGCTCGTGATGAAAAGCAAAGTCTCACGCCCGCGTGACGAGGCAGCCCTGCCGGGACTCACGACACATCTCCTAATGGATTCGCCGCAAGCGGGTTATGCCGAGCAAGTTTTCTTTCACGACATGATTCCTACCAAAGACGGTTTTGTTACGATCATGCTGGTCAATGACGATCTGCAATTGGCGGGTTATGTTTCTTATCGCCAAAAAGAATTGCCCGAATTGATTCAATGGAAGCAAATGGGTTCGGGAACTTATGTTCTTGGCATTGAGCCGGCGAATTGCCTGGTCATGGGCCGCGATGCAGAACGCAAACGCGGCACCTTGCGCATGCTCGCGCCGGGAGAAACTTGCGAAACGCTGCTGCGGCTCGGCGTTGTTGAAGGGCCGCAACAGATACAACAGATGATTGCAACCATTCAAAGCAGCCCAACCCTCGCCTGATTTTTAGGATTAATCTGCAACGATTCGCTTATGCAAAAAATGTATCATGAACTGGCGGCGTGGTGGCCTTTGATTTCGCCGCTGGAAGATTACGCCGAAGAAGCCGCATTTTTTTGGCAGACGCTGGCCAGCGCCGGATTGCCGGGCTCACCCTCGCTGCTCGAATTGGGATGCGGCGGCGGCAGCAACGCTTTTTATCTCAAGAAGAATTTTGCCCGCGTAACGCTGTCCGACATGTCCCCGCAAATGTTGGCAGTGAGCCGCAGCCGCAATCCGGAATGTGAACATGTGGAGGGCGACATGCGCACACTGCGGCTGGGCCGTGAGTTCGATGCGGTTTTCATTCATGATGCCATCGATCACATGATCACCGTCGGCGATCTCCAACAAGCGATGCAGACGGCTTTCGTGCATTGTAAAGCCGGAGGCCTGGCTTTGCTCGTCCCCGATCATCTCCGCGAGACCTTTGCGCCGTCGACGAGCCACGACGGCTATGATGGCGAGGGCCGCGCCATTCGATATCTGGAATGGACGTATGATCCGGACGAAGCGGATACGTTCTATTATACCGATTTTGCCTATCTGCTGCGCGACGGCGATCGCCCCGTACAGATCGTTTATGATCAACATATCTGCGGGCTTTTCCCGCGCGCCGAGTGGCTGCGTTTATTGAGTGAAACAGGCTTCACGCCAGAGATTATTCGCGATTCCTATGGCCGCGATCTGTTCCTGGCGCGGAAACCATAATGTGTATTGTGGCAATAAACAAATCACGGCAAGCTCATGACCATTCGCAATCTCGACTATGAATGCTATCTCGATGCCGTCAACAGTCAGCGCGAGTATCAAGAAGATTGGATTAAAACGGGCTATGTCCCGCGCGGTTTTTATCTCAAAGATTTTTGTTTGATCGAAAACGAAGGCATCTATCATCTCTTTCACATTGCCGGTGTGCCCAATGTGAGTTGTTGCCTGCCGGGAAATGAAATTTGGTTCGGACACGCGACGACGAAGAATTTTCAAACCTGGCAAACATATGAGCCTTGTTTTTATATTGATCCCCACGGCTGGGACAACGGCCATGTGTTTGCGCCGTTCGTGATAGCAGCAAACGACGCCTATTGGATGTTTTATACCGGCGTGACACTAGAAAACACGCAACGTATTGGCATCGCCACTTCAAAAGACTTGTTTACCTGGGAACGCGTGGGGCAGCAGCCGGTGATTCGTCCGGAAGAATACGATTGGGCTTTTTGTCCCACGGAAAAAGGCGCAGCATGCCGCGATCCGCACGTGATCAAACATCACGATGAGTATTGGCTCTATTACACCGCAGTGACGCGAACCGGCAAGGCCTGCATCGCGCGCGCGGTTTCAAAAAACCTTATTGACTGGCAGGATCGCGGCCCGGCATACATTGAAAAAGATCTGACGCATCCCGAATCGTGTAACGTGCAAGAGTTGCACGGCAAATACTTGCTCTTCTTTGGTGGGCATATCGAGCACTGGTCGTATGTGATTTCCGACGATCCCGCGCATTGGCTCGAACAACAGCCCCGGCCAATTGGCAAGGGCCTCACCGCTATGGAAGTCGTTAAACGCAACGACGATCGCTGGCTGGTGGCCTATTTCAAAATGGGCGTCGGACACAACTCGGACGGGTTTCGTCTGTTTCTCGGCGTCATCAACTGGGCGGCTGATGCCCCAGTCATCCAAGAAATTTTCAACGCCGGTCAATTGCGTGAGTTTGGATTTTAACGATTACCAGTGGCGTTTTATGATTTTTCATGCGTATTTTCGGGATCATCATATGAATTCGCAGCGCCAGGCTCAATTCTACCGGGATGTTTAGATATTTTCGCGCGAACAAACCTTGCAAAGGACACCTCATGCGGCTTCTACATTTTCAAAAAACGTCGTGGTTACTGCTTCTTCTCCTCCTCACTTTCGGATCACTCATGGCCCAATCTTCCCATCCGCGCCTGTTGGCCGATGCCAAAGACGTCGCACAGGCAAAGCGCTGGTATCAGCAACACACTTGGTATCGCAAGCTCATCGATCAAAATCAGGCTGAAATCGACCGCTTTCTCAAGCGCCGTCCCATTTACGTTTCGCCGATCAAGCAAACATATCAATATAAAATGTACACGTGTCCCAAGCATGACGTGGAGTTGAAATACGAACTCTTTCGGCCGCACGATCACCGCTGTTCGGCCGACACCACCGAAGTGCATCGTGGGGAAAAATTTGACTCCGCCTGGTCGGGCTGGTACAATCGCAAACTCGCAGGCTACCTGGTGTGGATGGGGACGCTGTATCAATTGCACGGCGAGGAGAAGTACGCCGAGGCTGGCCGCGAGATGCTCATGCAGTTCGCCGATATATATTTGAAGAATCCTACCACCAACACCATTCTCGGTCCGGCGCATCTTTTTTTCGGCACGCTTTCGGAATCCTTTTGGGGCGTGGACATGGCGTACGGTTATGACCTGATTTACAACTATAAAGGCTTCACGCACGCTGATCACCAAAAACTCAAAGACAAACTCTTTTATCCGCTCGCCAAGATCACCCAGCAATTTCCGGAATCCGCCTCCAATCGCCAACTGTGGTACAACAACGTTTCTGCGGCGGTCGGCTTTTTGTACAACGATCCCGAGCTGATCGACTTTGCCATCAAGGGGCAATACGGTTTTGATTGGCAACTCGGCTCGGCGCTGCCGGAAAGCGGATTCTATGCCGAAGGCCCGGGGTATCATTATGTTGCGTTGCACGGCATGATTCATCTCGCGGAAATGGCGCGGCACAACGGCATCAATTTGTATCAACGCAAAATCGCCGGGCGCACGATGAAAAAAATGTTCGACGTGCCCTTTGAATTGATCAAACCGAATTATGAATTCCCGCGCATCAAAGACAGCGGCGGCGGCAATATTCTCGAATATGCCCCGTTTTATGAAATCGGCTATGCGCTCTACAAAGAGCCAAAGTATCTTGCGCTGCTTCATCTCACCGAAGTCAAACGCGGCACACAAGTGGTCGGAGAGGATTCCGGTTTGGGCAGCAAGCGTGCGCCCATCAGCCTGTTCAATCTCGTGCCGGACCTGCCCTTTCCCAAAGATACCACCAGCATTTATCCGGAACAGAGCTTTGATCTCAAGGGCAACGGCTTTGCGATTTTGCGCAACGGCGATGGGCGCGAGCGCCGTTATCTTTATCTCGATTACGGCATCATGGGCGGCGAGCACGGCCATCCCGATCGTTTACAAATGGGTTATTATGCCCTCGGCGATAATTGGATTCTCGATCCGCTGAACGAATCTTACTTCAATCCCAATTTGCAGCTTTGGTACCGCCAGAGCATCGCGCACAACACCGTGGTGTTAAATCAAACCTCGCAGACGTGGACGAACGGCTATGGCAAATTTTTCGGCGCACTGCCGGGTTTGCAAGTGGCCTCGGGCGGCAGCGTCACCGCATATGGCGGAGCCAAACTCACGCGCACGCTGCTGCAGGTGGGAGATTACTTCATCGATCTCTTTGATGTTGCATGCCCGGAAAAACGCATCATGGATTGGCCGCTTCATAGTTTCGGGAAATTGACTCTCTCTGGCATCGATTTAAAAAAACAGCCCCTGGATTTGTTCGGCCATCCGCCCGGCATCCCCGGCTATGATCAATTCGAAGAAATCTATGCGGGGAAAACCGGAGAGGCGTGGCGCGGGAATTTTGTGTTGCCGGACGGCAGAGGCATGCAGGTGCAGGCCATCGGCGAGCCGGGCACCGAAGTCTTTCAAGCGATGGCGCCGCCCATCGGCGGCTCCTATAAACAGATGGCCCGCGATCAAAAGCCCGTGCCCATGCTCATGAGCCGCCGCGTCACAGACGTCACGCGCTTTGCGCATTTGATTCAAGCGTATGCGCAGACGCCAAGCGTCGCCGCTTTTGAGAAAGATGCCGCTCCCAACACCTATCGCGTGCGCCGCGAGACCGGCGAGGATGTTTTATATGCGGACGTCGAACAATCGCGCTACTCGCTGTTGCGCCGGGAAAACGGCAAGCCCGTGCTGCTCGCCGGCTTCAATCTGAAAGAGATGGAATCGGAAAGCACGATGCTGTTTTCTGCAACACTTCCTCTCGAACAATTTGAATGCGCGTGGCAGGGCGAAAAGCTTTCCGTCACCGCGCCGATTCGTTTTGGCCGATTGAGAATTTGGGCGCCGGAAACAAAAACGTTGGAATTGAACGGCAATCCGGGGCAATTCAGAAGAGAAGGCGATTTCATCGTCATCCGGCAGCGTGAAGGCATCGCGTTTGTGGTCGAAGATTCCACGTTGTTTTTGGGCATGCCGAATCAACTCACCGTGCGCGTGATGAATCCCACCGGCAGCGCAGTTTCCGGCCGCGTCGCATCCGGTAGTCCCAGCCAGCGCCGGAACGTTCTTCGTACCGGCATTCAGCGGAATCTGGTTGATATCGGAGTCGCGGTCCAGGTCCCTGCTCCTCGATCCGACATAGGCGACGCTCACGATATTGTTTCCCGGCAATTCGCGTTCAATCGTTAAATTGAACTGATGGATTTTCGGGCGTATGCCCTCCATCGGAAACGCCCGGAAGCCGGTGGGACCCAGAAGTCCGGTACGCGGAGTTGTATATCCCTGGATGT contains:
- a CDS encoding DUF4432 family protein gives rise to the protein MPRIIAFSHPSAAFPKSKKMNRRCTICAMNILSEIAKPDLRNESFGLKAAHTQVRLHPFEPMPSLFNKNWTRAELLRYIGDIRQLAEVRFCELIDGPGRGVRLAEFKTGSGFAFTVLLDRGLDIHGASYKGVPLAWQSAGGITSPSFYEPEGTGWLRNFHGGWLNTCGLTNVGSPGRDELGDYGLHGRVSNLPAQLLRCGGRWLGEEYELCLEAVLRETSVFGFNLQLTRRLTTRLGESALQITDTVENLGDREAPFMLLYHCNFGFPLLAEGSRLVMKSKVSRPRDEAALPGLTTHLLMDSPQAGYAEQVFFHDMIPTKDGFVTIMLVNDDLQLAGYVSYRQKELPELIQWKQMGSGTYVLGIEPANCLVMGRDAERKRGTLRMLAPGETCETLLRLGVVEGPQQIQQMIATIQSSPTLA
- a CDS encoding class I SAM-dependent methyltransferase codes for the protein MQKMYHELAAWWPLISPLEDYAEEAAFFWQTLASAGLPGSPSLLELGCGGGSNAFYLKKNFARVTLSDMSPQMLAVSRSRNPECEHVEGDMRTLRLGREFDAVFIHDAIDHMITVGDLQQAMQTAFVHCKAGGLALLVPDHLRETFAPSTSHDGYDGEGRAIRYLEWTYDPDEADTFYYTDFAYLLRDGDRPVQIVYDQHICGLFPRAEWLRLLSETGFTPEIIRDSYGRDLFLARKP
- a CDS encoding alginate lyase family protein is translated as MFRYFRANKPCKGHLMRLLHFQKTSWLLLLLLLTFGSLMAQSSHPRLLADAKDVAQAKRWYQQHTWYRKLIDQNQAEIDRFLKRRPIYVSPIKQTYQYKMYTCPKHDVELKYELFRPHDHRCSADTTEVHRGEKFDSAWSGWYNRKLAGYLVWMGTLYQLHGEEKYAEAGREMLMQFADIYLKNPTTNTILGPAHLFFGTLSESFWGVDMAYGYDLIYNYKGFTHADHQKLKDKLFYPLAKITQQFPESASNRQLWYNNVSAAVGFLYNDPELIDFAIKGQYGFDWQLGSALPESGFYAEGPGYHYVALHGMIHLAEMARHNGINLYQRKIAGRTMKKMFDVPFELIKPNYEFPRIKDSGGGNILEYAPFYEIGYALYKEPKYLALLHLTEVKRGTQVVGEDSGLGSKRAPISLFNLVPDLPFPKDTTSIYPEQSFDLKGNGFAILRNGDGRERRYLYLDYGIMGGEHGHPDRLQMGYYALGDNWILDPLNESYFNPNLQLWYRQSIAHNTVVLNQTSQTWTNGYGKFFGALPGLQVASGGSVTAYGGAKLTRTLLQVGDYFIDLFDVACPEKRIMDWPLHSFGKLTLSGIDLKKQPLDLFGHPPGIPGYDQFEEIYAGKTGEAWRGNFVLPDGRGMQVQAIGEPGTEVFQAMAPPIGGSYKQMARDQKPVPMLMSRRVTDVTRFAHLIQAYAQTPSVAAFEKDAAPNTYRVRRETGEDVLYADVEQSRYSLLRRENGKPVLLAGFNLKEMESESTMLFSATLPLEQFECAWQGEKLSVTAPIRFGRLRIWAPETKTLELNGNPGQFRREGDFIVIRQREGIAFVVEDSTLFLGMPNQLTVRVMNPTGSAVSGRVASGSPSQRRNVLRTGIQRNLVDIGVAVQVPAPRSDIGDAHDIVSRQFAFNR